A portion of the Gossypium arboreum isolate Shixiya-1 chromosome 8, ASM2569848v2, whole genome shotgun sequence genome contains these proteins:
- the LOC108451102 gene encoding uncharacterized protein LOC108451102: METFRKVLKDCNLVDVGFSGNWFLWERGNLLEKNIQERLDRGVATDEWLSLFPESQIQHLSHSFSDRCPLLITTKRKDKRRIDRSLKFEAWWVMEESFIKKFRNIWENSTRDLLSKLKSVKRGLQRWADEIRYSRKEKKEVLTFKLKKLLEDERSDENLAELIDTKIELNFEIEKDERYWEQRTRVNWLKL, translated from the coding sequence ATGGAAACTTTTCGAAAGGTGTTAAAAGATTGCAATTTAGTGGATGTAGGTTTTTCTGGGAACTGGTTCCTGTGGGAGAGGGGTAATTTACTAGAAAAAAATATCCAAGAACGTTTAGATAGGGGTGTGGCTACTGATGAATGGTTATCTCTTTTTCCTGAATCTCAAATTCAGCATCTTTCTCATTCTTTTTCAGACCGTTGCCCACTGCTTATTACTACAAAACGTAAAGATAAGAGGCGAATTGATAGAAGTCTCAAATTCGAAGCATGGTGGGTTATGGAagaatcatttattaaaaagttTAGAAATATTTGGGAAAATTCCACAAGAGATTTATTGAGTAAGCTGAAAAGTGTTAAAAGAGGGTTGCAGAGATGGGCTGATGAAATTCGATATAgtagaaaagagaagaaggaggTGTTAACTTTTAAGTTGAAAAAATTGCTGGAAGATGAGAGAAGTGATGAAAATTTAGCAGAACTCAttgatacaaaaattgaacttaatTTTGAGATTGAAAAAGATGAGCGTTACTGGGAACAAAGAACGCGAGTTAATTGGCTGAAATTATGA